The following are from one region of the Pocillopora verrucosa isolate sample1 chromosome 3, ASM3666991v2, whole genome shotgun sequence genome:
- the LOC131768341 gene encoding uncharacterized protein isoform X2, producing MDISTGEERCRRDDPSENKRRRVAVPLNVEKCQEQLQSYYDTFRKDRKGNVKPEEEWPTDEYWRKSWSFVHGSEQEPDPGSVTNSGDEEEPRSCLET from the exons ATGG ACATTTCAACTGGAGAGGAGCGTTGTAGAAGAGATGATCCTTCAGAAAACAAACGTAGAAGAGTAGCAG tACCGTTGAATGTTGAGAAGTGTCAAGAGCAGCTTCAGTCTTATTACGACACCTTCAGAAAG GATCGCAAAGGGAATGTCaaacctgaagaagaatggCCAACAGATGAATACTGGAGAAAAAGTTGGAGCTTCGTCCATGGATCAGAGCAAGAACCagatcctgggtcagttaccAACTCAGGTGACGAGGAGGAACCTCGGTCCTGCCTGGAAACATAA
- the LOC131768341 gene encoding uncharacterized protein isoform X1, with the protein MKAKEKKMSVGGLIGLHRSRQMAKAKSKSDISTGEERCRRDDPSENKRRRVAVPLNVEKCQEQLQSYYDTFRKDRKGNVKPEEEWPTDEYWRKSWSFVHGSEQEPDPGSVTNSGDEEEPRSCLET; encoded by the exons ATGAAggcaaaagagaagaaaatgtcAGTAGGGGGTCTTATTGGACTACATAGAAGCAGACAGATGGCAAAAGCAAAGTCTAAGTCAG ACATTTCAACTGGAGAGGAGCGTTGTAGAAGAGATGATCCTTCAGAAAACAAACGTAGAAGAGTAGCAG tACCGTTGAATGTTGAGAAGTGTCAAGAGCAGCTTCAGTCTTATTACGACACCTTCAGAAAG GATCGCAAAGGGAATGTCaaacctgaagaagaatggCCAACAGATGAATACTGGAGAAAAAGTTGGAGCTTCGTCCATGGATCAGAGCAAGAACCagatcctgggtcagttaccAACTCAGGTGACGAGGAGGAACCTCGGTCCTGCCTGGAAACATAA